One window from the genome of Aeromonas sp. FDAARGOS 1405 encodes:
- a CDS encoding PLP-dependent aminotransferase family protein, translating to MSLYQQLADRLQSQIDDGIWQPGERIPSIRQSCKTHGLSPMTVLQAYQLLESQGRILARPQSGYYVKAASPQVVQHTPSQTHYSGSVDINDLVFEVLQASKSRDLVPLGMSVADPTLFPHPQLGRALASCMRKLDPFSTVADLPPGNEALRRAIAQRYASDGVAVNPQEIIITTGAMEALSLSLQVLTEPGDWVVVESPTFYGALQAIERLKLKAVEIPVIPGVGIDLALLEDALSQMPIKACWLMGNVQHPLGHTMPDGHKAQLMELLNSHGVPLVEDDVYAEVYFGRERPKPIRHWDQRGDSLLCSSFSKCLAPGFRVGWVVAGPHAERVQRLQLMSTLSTNVPSQLALAEMLRQGGVDAHFRRLRHTLAQRQQQMRAALQRLLPDEVRISSPDGGYFLWLALPAHFDSRALHAKALGSGFSVAPGALFSSQGQHNHCLRLNSSHPWSEQLEQALTRLAELIAAQLGEK from the coding sequence ATGTCTCTTTACCAGCAGTTGGCCGACCGCCTGCAAAGCCAGATCGACGATGGTATCTGGCAACCGGGGGAGCGCATCCCCTCCATTCGCCAGAGCTGCAAGACCCACGGGCTCAGCCCCATGACGGTGCTGCAGGCCTATCAACTGCTGGAGAGTCAGGGGCGGATCCTCGCCCGCCCCCAGTCCGGTTACTACGTCAAAGCCGCCTCACCACAGGTCGTGCAGCACACGCCGAGCCAGACCCACTACAGCGGCTCGGTGGATATCAACGATCTGGTGTTCGAGGTGTTGCAGGCGAGCAAATCGCGGGATCTGGTGCCCCTTGGCATGTCAGTGGCAGACCCGACCCTGTTCCCCCATCCCCAGCTCGGGCGGGCCCTGGCCAGCTGCATGCGCAAGCTCGATCCCTTCAGCACGGTGGCCGACCTGCCCCCCGGCAACGAAGCGCTGCGCCGCGCCATCGCCCAGCGCTACGCCAGCGACGGAGTGGCGGTCAATCCGCAGGAGATCATCATCACCACCGGCGCCATGGAGGCGCTCTCCCTCAGCCTGCAGGTGCTGACCGAGCCCGGTGACTGGGTGGTGGTGGAGTCCCCCACCTTCTATGGCGCCCTGCAGGCCATCGAGCGGCTGAAACTCAAGGCGGTGGAGATCCCGGTGATCCCGGGGGTGGGCATCGATCTGGCGCTATTGGAAGATGCCCTCAGCCAGATGCCGATCAAGGCGTGCTGGCTGATGGGCAATGTACAGCACCCGCTGGGCCACACCATGCCGGATGGTCACAAAGCGCAACTGATGGAACTGCTCAACAGCCACGGGGTGCCGCTGGTGGAGGATGACGTCTATGCGGAGGTCTACTTCGGCCGCGAGCGCCCCAAGCCGATCCGCCACTGGGATCAGCGTGGCGACAGCCTGCTCTGCAGCTCCTTTTCCAAGTGTCTGGCACCGGGCTTTCGGGTCGGCTGGGTAGTGGCGGGGCCCCATGCCGAGCGGGTGCAGCGGCTGCAACTGATGTCCACCCTCTCCACCAATGTACCGAGCCAGCTGGCGCTGGCCGAGATGCTGCGCCAGGGCGGGGTCGATGCCCACTTTCGCCGCCTGCGCCACACCCTGGCCCAGCGCCAGCAGCAGATGCGGGCGGCCCTGCAACGACTGTTGCCGGACGAGGTGCGGATCTCCTCCCCCGATGGCGGCTACTTCCTCTGGCTGGCGCTGCCTGCCCATTTCGACAGCCGCGCCCTGCACGCCAAGGCTCTGGGCAGCGGTTTTTCAGTGGCCCCCGGCGCGCTCTTCTCCAGTCAGGGGCAACACAACCACTGCCTGCGCCTCAACAGCTCCCATCCCTGGAGCGAGCAGCTGGAGCAGGCCCTCACCCGGCTGGCGGAGCTGATTGCCGCGCAGCTCGGTGAAAAATAA
- the cydX gene encoding cytochrome bd-I oxidase subunit CydX: MWYFTWILGLGFALLLGLCNLLWLEARWQADERDGN, translated from the coding sequence ATGTGGTACTTCACCTGGATTTTGGGCCTCGGATTCGCCCTGCTGCTGGGCCTGTGCAACCTGCTCTGGCTGGAAGCGCGCTGGCAGGCGGACGAACGGGACGGCAACTGA
- a CDS encoding DUF692 domain-containing protein — protein MRPISSRSRGIGLRQEHLDALCSCPVRPGIDFLELAPENWMAIGGAKRAQLHQLAERYPLVAHGLSLSLGDCQPLNRTLLSQIRTFLDEFGIEIYSEHLSFSRDQQGYLYELLPVPRQWENIPYLAERIAQVQEALARPLVLENISYYHGYDHEMPEEDFLAELVARSGCELLLDINNVFVNSRNHGYCPKRMIAGLPSNAIRYFHIAGHLEEADGTLLDTHGKPVCEEVVALARYTVQTHGLRPLLLERDHHLPPLAELEAELARVHGSCCEAIDSQVREVRYG, from the coding sequence ATGCGGCCAATAAGCTCCCGCAGTCGGGGGATCGGGCTGCGCCAGGAGCATCTGGATGCGCTCTGCTCCTGCCCCGTCCGCCCCGGCATCGACTTTCTCGAGCTGGCGCCGGAGAACTGGATGGCCATCGGCGGAGCCAAGCGGGCGCAGCTGCATCAGCTGGCCGAGCGTTACCCGCTGGTTGCCCACGGCCTCAGCCTCTCCCTCGGCGATTGCCAGCCCCTCAATCGCACCCTGCTCAGCCAGATCCGCACCTTTCTGGATGAGTTCGGCATCGAGATCTACAGCGAGCACCTGAGCTTTTCCCGCGACCAGCAGGGGTATCTTTACGAACTGCTACCGGTGCCGCGTCAGTGGGAGAACATCCCCTATCTGGCAGAGCGGATCGCGCAGGTGCAGGAGGCGCTGGCCCGCCCGCTGGTGCTGGAAAATATCTCCTACTACCACGGCTATGACCATGAGATGCCGGAGGAGGATTTTCTCGCCGAGCTGGTGGCGCGCAGCGGCTGCGAGCTGCTGCTCGATATCAACAACGTCTTTGTGAACAGCCGCAACCACGGTTACTGCCCCAAGCGGATGATCGCCGGGCTGCCGAGCAATGCGATCCGTTACTTCCATATCGCCGGTCATCTGGAAGAGGCAGACGGCACTTTATTGGATACCCATGGCAAACCGGTGTGCGAGGAGGTGGTGGCGCTGGCCCGTTATACGGTGCAGACCCACGGCCTGCGCCCCCTGCTGCTGGAGCGGGATCACCATCTGCCACCGCTGGCAGAGCTGGAGGCCGAGCTGGCGAGGGTGCATGGCTCCTGTTGCGAGGCGATTGACAGTCAGGTGCGGGAGGTGCGCTATGGATAG
- a CDS encoding DoxX family protein — protein sequence MNNTLIQWYERAVAQCKRLDFLALLAIRLYLIPVIYVGAHSKVMGFAGTVAWFGAPVSEGGLNLPFPTLLAFLAAGTEVLGCICIALGLFTRIMAIPTIFLMSVASAMVHWKHGWDAIATGSMEATVRLNGFIEWLAANFPGRYNYITELGDPVMLNNGMEFAATYFVMLLVLLVYGGGRYVSLDYWLKRAVTGKAGVQQAA from the coding sequence ATGAACAACACCCTTATCCAGTGGTACGAGCGGGCGGTGGCCCAGTGCAAGCGGCTCGATTTTCTGGCCCTGCTGGCCATTCGCCTCTATCTCATTCCGGTCATCTATGTGGGGGCCCACTCCAAGGTGATGGGCTTTGCCGGCACGGTCGCCTGGTTTGGTGCCCCGGTCTCGGAAGGGGGGCTCAACCTGCCGTTCCCGACCCTGCTCGCCTTTCTGGCGGCGGGCACCGAGGTGCTGGGCTGCATCTGCATCGCCCTTGGCCTCTTTACCCGCATCATGGCCATTCCCACCATCTTCCTGATGAGCGTGGCGAGCGCCATGGTGCACTGGAAGCACGGCTGGGACGCCATCGCCACCGGCAGCATGGAGGCCACTGTGCGCCTCAACGGCTTTATCGAGTGGCTGGCCGCCAATTTCCCCGGTCGCTACAACTACATCACGGAGCTCGGGGATCCCGTGATGCTCAACAACGGGATGGAGTTTGCCGCCACCTATTTCGTGATGCTGCTGGTGCTGCTGGTTTACGGCGGGGGCCGTTACGTCAGCCTCGACTACTGGCTCAAACGTGCCGTGACCGGCAAAGCAGGCGTGCAACAGGCGGCATAA
- a CDS encoding putative DNA-binding domain-containing protein — translation MDRRLSLITAPKTAPQRMQQQTAWLASRVRLPQDGIACHYARSVRANVASVLESAFPLTHAHWAPVDRGQLVEGFVIAHGAEAPEFHHIATEFVRYVQHRHGEGSLNWPRQRLALLEYEWACLCVEIDQGGVPQVLPVEEVTAESPLLLNPTLQLLELPFAIRRSGVVPTRQGNHFYGLFRSPGHQVVTQRLREWDVALIQLLQQQPGITQAAFQQQVQQVRSDFDLSEWARHFYRLGLLTLPVGERQPSTPLPPFSKHQGEFP, via the coding sequence ATGGATAGACGGTTATCTCTGATCACTGCGCCCAAAACGGCGCCGCAGCGGATGCAGCAGCAGACCGCCTGGCTGGCGAGCCGGGTGCGGCTGCCGCAGGATGGCATTGCCTGCCACTATGCCCGCAGCGTGCGCGCCAATGTGGCGTCGGTGCTGGAGAGCGCTTTTCCGCTCACCCACGCTCACTGGGCGCCGGTGGACAGAGGGCAGCTGGTGGAGGGCTTTGTCATCGCACACGGCGCCGAAGCCCCCGAGTTTCACCATATCGCCACCGAGTTTGTCCGCTATGTACAGCATCGCCACGGCGAGGGTTCCCTCAACTGGCCAAGGCAGCGGCTGGCGCTGCTGGAGTACGAGTGGGCCTGCCTCTGTGTCGAGATTGACCAAGGGGGGGTACCGCAAGTGCTACCGGTGGAGGAGGTGACGGCGGAGAGTCCGCTTTTGCTCAATCCCACCCTGCAACTGCTTGAGCTCCCCTTTGCCATTCGTCGCAGCGGCGTGGTGCCGACCCGGCAGGGCAACCACTTCTATGGCCTGTTTCGCAGCCCGGGGCATCAGGTGGTGACCCAGCGGTTGCGCGAATGGGATGTGGCGCTGATCCAGTTGCTGCAACAGCAACCGGGGATCACCCAAGCCGCGTTCCAGCAACAGGTGCAACAGGTTCGCAGTGATTTTGATCTGAGCGAGTGGGCTCGCCATTTTTACCGGCTGGGTCTGCTTACCCTGCCCGTTGGCGAGCGCCAGCCCAGCACCCCCTTGCCCCCATTTAGCAAACACCAAGGAGAATTCCCATGA
- a CDS encoding cytochrome ubiquinol oxidase subunit I, producing the protein MINPDDVVSLSRLQFGATALFHFLFVPLTLGLSWILVIAESAYVMTGKVIYQDITRFWGKLFGINFVMGVTTGITMEFQFGTNWAYYSHYVGDIFGTPLAIEGLMAFFLESTLVGLFFFGWDKLSRGKHLLVTMLVALGSNLSALWILIGNGWMQNPVGAEFNLLTQRMELVDIAAVLFNPVAQVKFVHTVAAGYVAASMFVMGVSSWYLLRKTEVQFALRSFAIASGFGLAAILSVIVLGDESGYRTGEVQKVKLAAIEAEWETEPAPASFTLFGFPDQQAQTTHAAIKIPYLMGIIATRSIDEAVTGLKDIKVQNEARIRSGMVAAEALDQIRRGDDSPANRARFEQHGKDLGYGMLLTPYASNIAKAGEAEIAKAVDDSIPPVAPLFWGFRVMVGLGVTMLGLMVVSFVQLCRNRLQDSPRLLKTLLWSIPLPWIAIEAGWLVAELGRQPWTISDVLPVSASVSLLQPGQLWFSLIAICSIYTLLLVVELFLLRHVIRKGPAILHTGRYSGEQPELARIA; encoded by the coding sequence ATGATCAATCCGGATGACGTGGTCAGCCTGTCTCGCCTGCAATTTGGCGCCACGGCCCTGTTCCACTTCCTGTTTGTGCCCCTCACGCTGGGGCTGTCCTGGATCCTGGTGATCGCCGAGTCGGCTTATGTGATGACCGGCAAGGTGATCTATCAGGACATCACCCGCTTCTGGGGCAAACTGTTTGGCATCAACTTCGTCATGGGGGTCACCACGGGGATCACCATGGAGTTTCAGTTCGGCACCAACTGGGCTTACTACTCCCACTATGTGGGGGACATCTTCGGTACTCCGCTGGCCATCGAGGGGCTGATGGCCTTCTTCCTCGAATCGACCCTGGTGGGGCTCTTCTTCTTCGGTTGGGACAAGCTCTCCCGCGGCAAGCACCTGCTGGTGACCATGCTGGTGGCGCTCGGCTCCAATCTCTCGGCGCTCTGGATCCTGATCGGCAACGGCTGGATGCAAAACCCGGTGGGGGCCGAGTTCAACCTGCTGACCCAGCGCATGGAGCTGGTGGATATCGCCGCCGTGCTGTTCAACCCGGTGGCGCAGGTGAAGTTCGTTCACACCGTCGCGGCGGGCTATGTGGCGGCCTCCATGTTTGTGATGGGGGTGAGCAGCTGGTATCTGCTGCGCAAGACCGAGGTGCAGTTTGCCCTGCGCTCTTTTGCCATCGCCTCCGGCTTCGGACTGGCGGCCATCCTCTCGGTCATCGTGCTCGGGGATGAGTCGGGCTATCGCACCGGCGAGGTGCAGAAGGTGAAGCTCGCCGCCATCGAGGCGGAGTGGGAGACCGAGCCGGCACCAGCTTCCTTTACCCTGTTCGGCTTCCCGGATCAGCAGGCGCAGACCACCCATGCCGCCATCAAGATCCCGTATCTGATGGGGATCATCGCCACCCGCTCCATCGACGAGGCGGTGACCGGCCTCAAGGATATCAAGGTGCAGAACGAGGCACGCATTCGCAGCGGCATGGTGGCGGCAGAGGCCCTCGACCAGATCCGTCGGGGCGATGACAGCCCGGCCAACCGCGCTCGCTTCGAGCAGCACGGCAAGGATCTCGGCTACGGCATGCTCCTGACCCCCTATGCCAGCAATATCGCCAAGGCCGGTGAGGCAGAGATTGCCAAGGCGGTCGATGACTCCATCCCGCCGGTGGCACCGCTGTTCTGGGGCTTTCGGGTGATGGTGGGGCTTGGCGTCACCATGCTGGGGCTGATGGTAGTGAGCTTTGTCCAGCTCTGCCGCAACCGGCTGCAAGACTCACCGCGCCTGCTCAAGACCCTGCTCTGGAGCATTCCGCTGCCCTGGATTGCCATCGAGGCGGGCTGGCTGGTGGCCGAGCTTGGCCGTCAACCCTGGACCATCAGCGACGTGCTGCCGGTCTCGGCCTCGGTCTCTTTGCTTCAGCCGGGCCAACTCTGGTTCAGCCTGATCGCCATCTGTTCCATCTACACCCTGTTGCTGGTGGTGGAGCTGTTCCTGTTGCGCCATGTGATCCGCAAGGGGCCCGCCATTCTCCATACCGGCCGCTACAGCGGTGAACAACCCGAACTTGCGAGGATCGCCTGA
- a CDS encoding GNAT family N-acetyltransferase, producing the protein MEIRKATALDIDAIVELNRQIGEIHHQHYPEVFCPPSPEERAFLLDAIAAEGRLFCVAEQDGRVVGFLTARIDINDSVPFLTRAPICRIGSVVVDEQHRSHGIGKALIAHCDEWAKARDAQQIRLEVMAFNERAKALYEALGFKVQSQIMAR; encoded by the coding sequence TTGGAAATACGCAAGGCAACAGCACTGGATATAGACGCCATTGTCGAGCTGAATCGGCAGATAGGAGAGATCCACCATCAGCACTATCCCGAGGTGTTCTGCCCGCCGTCACCAGAGGAGCGGGCATTTTTGCTCGATGCCATTGCCGCAGAAGGGCGTCTGTTCTGCGTTGCCGAGCAGGATGGCAGGGTGGTGGGCTTTTTGACGGCGCGGATCGATATCAATGATTCTGTGCCGTTTCTCACCCGTGCGCCGATCTGCCGCATCGGCTCCGTGGTGGTGGATGAGCAGCACCGCTCCCATGGGATTGGCAAGGCGCTGATCGCCCATTGCGATGAGTGGGCCAAGGCCCGTGATGCTCAGCAAATCCGGCTGGAGGTGATGGCCTTCAACGAGCGCGCCAAAGCCCTCTACGAGGCGCTGGGCTTCAAGGTGCAGTCGCAGATCATGGCCAGATGA
- the cydB gene encoding cytochrome d ubiquinol oxidase subunit II: protein MDYATLKLIWWALVLFMMVGFIVMDGFDLGIAMLLPVVSKDDDDRRLVINSVGPVWEGNQVWLIAGAGALFAAWPLVYAAAFSGLYIPMVVLLLGLFLRPVGFDYRSKLADPVWRRWWDRALVAGGLIPALILGAAIGLVMEGLPFRFDTALRLHYGAFDFHWGWLLSVLATAISLLLLHGAGFLQAKVTGTPALRARGIAILLAPLVSLCYLLAGWHLVDLQGFQLTGVGTHPFDPNAAISPLMKGVIPHAGGWLRNYFDYPLLWLVPIIGALAPLVSGIASWLERGRIALLASAIACAAMLCSVAIALFPFVLPSSLDAVSSLTLWDSTSSYKTLAIMFGLVLVLMPVNLGYTGWVYRVVRGKLDRARIKRDSHQLY from the coding sequence ATGGATTACGCAACCCTGAAACTCATCTGGTGGGCGCTGGTGCTCTTCATGATGGTCGGTTTTATCGTGATGGATGGCTTCGATCTCGGCATCGCCATGCTGCTGCCGGTGGTGTCGAAAGATGACGACGACCGCCGTCTGGTGATCAACAGCGTGGGGCCGGTGTGGGAGGGTAATCAGGTGTGGCTGATTGCCGGTGCCGGTGCCCTGTTCGCCGCCTGGCCGCTGGTCTATGCCGCCGCCTTCTCGGGGCTTTATATCCCCATGGTGGTGCTGCTGCTCGGGCTCTTTCTGCGTCCGGTCGGCTTTGACTATCGCAGCAAGCTGGCCGATCCGGTGTGGCGCCGCTGGTGGGATCGGGCGCTGGTGGCCGGTGGCCTGATACCGGCGCTCATCCTCGGTGCGGCTATCGGTCTGGTGATGGAGGGGCTGCCGTTTCGCTTCGACACGGCGCTGCGCCTGCACTACGGCGCGTTCGACTTCCACTGGGGCTGGCTGCTCTCGGTGCTGGCCACTGCCATCAGCCTGTTGCTGCTGCACGGCGCCGGTTTTCTGCAAGCCAAGGTGACCGGCACCCCAGCGCTGCGCGCACGGGGGATCGCCATCCTGCTGGCCCCGCTGGTGAGCCTCTGCTATCTGCTGGCCGGCTGGCATCTGGTGGATCTGCAAGGGTTTCAGCTGACCGGTGTCGGCACACACCCCTTTGACCCGAATGCTGCTATCAGCCCGCTGATGAAGGGGGTGATCCCCCACGCCGGAGGCTGGCTGCGCAACTATTTTGACTATCCGCTGCTGTGGCTGGTGCCGATCATCGGGGCGCTGGCGCCGCTGGTGAGCGGGATTGCCTCCTGGCTGGAGCGGGGCCGGATTGCGCTGCTGGCCAGCGCCATCGCCTGCGCCGCCATGCTCTGCTCGGTGGCCATCGCCCTGTTCCCCTTCGTGCTGCCCTCATCCCTCGATGCGGTCAGCAGCCTGACCCTGTGGGACAGCACCTCCAGCTACAAGACCCTGGCCATCATGTTCGGCCTCGTGCTGGTGCTGATGCCGGTCAACCTGGGCTACACCGGCTGGGTCTATCGGGTGGTGCGCGGCAAGCTCGACCGTGCCCGCATCAAGCGCGACAGCCATCAACTCTACTGA
- a CDS encoding acyl-CoA thioesterase, with the protein MIPPRELTLQFLAEPSDVNFGGKVHGGMVMKWIDQAGYACAAGWCGGYAVTVYVGGIRFLRPIQIGQLVEVHAQVIHTGTTSMHLAVDVYSRHPTETERHKTTHCIIIFVAMDEQGKPTPVPQWQPVSESDLQLQQYAKKLIALREEIDKEMRQHL; encoded by the coding sequence ATGATCCCCCCCCGCGAACTGACCCTGCAATTTTTGGCCGAACCCTCTGACGTCAACTTCGGCGGCAAGGTGCATGGCGGCATGGTGATGAAGTGGATCGATCAGGCGGGCTATGCCTGCGCCGCTGGCTGGTGTGGCGGCTATGCGGTGACCGTCTATGTGGGAGGGATCCGCTTTTTGCGCCCCATCCAGATTGGCCAGCTGGTAGAGGTGCACGCCCAGGTGATCCACACCGGTACCACCAGCATGCATCTGGCGGTAGATGTCTACAGCCGCCACCCCACCGAGACCGAGCGCCACAAGACCACCCACTGCATCATCATCTTTGTGGCGATGGATGAGCAGGGCAAGCCGACCCCGGTACCTCAGTGGCAACCGGTGAGCGAGAGCGATCTGCAGTTGCAGCAGTACGCCAAAAAGCTGATCGCCCTGCGCGAGGAGATCGACAAGGAGATGCGCCAGCACCTCTGA
- a CDS encoding MBL fold metallo-hydrolase, whose product MKQRLKAVVLAIGCALTVAPACAEPVQLTPLDKTFTLQVLGSGGPISDDLRASSSEVIWWKGKSRILIDAGGGVYLRFGQAGAKLEEVDFIGITHFHTDHVTDLPALLKGAYFFERSDPLDLAGPQAGSAFPSMSGYFDALFNKEKGAYAYLSGFKDGTDGLFPITLHDVPYQSPQPHTVYQQDGLTITALGIPHGDVPCLAYRIESAEGTIVISADQNGSNPAFVPFAKGADILVMPLAIHEGADPVSASLHAKPSVVAKIAAEVNPKLLVLNHWMGVGLNHKKEAMAIVKQQFHGQIVAARDLSSYPVSSVKESAHE is encoded by the coding sequence ATGAAACAGAGATTGAAAGCGGTGGTGCTGGCCATCGGGTGCGCGCTCACCGTCGCCCCGGCCTGTGCCGAACCGGTACAACTGACGCCACTGGATAAAACTTTCACCCTGCAGGTGCTCGGCAGTGGTGGCCCCATCTCCGACGACCTGCGCGCCTCCTCCAGCGAGGTGATCTGGTGGAAGGGGAAATCGCGCATCCTGATCGATGCCGGTGGCGGCGTCTACCTGCGCTTCGGCCAGGCGGGGGCCAAGCTCGAAGAGGTCGATTTTATCGGCATCACCCACTTTCACACCGACCATGTGACCGACCTGCCCGCCCTGCTCAAGGGGGCCTATTTCTTCGAGCGCAGCGATCCGCTGGATCTGGCGGGGCCGCAAGCCGGCTCGGCCTTCCCCAGCATGAGCGGCTACTTTGATGCCCTCTTCAACAAGGAGAAGGGCGCTTATGCCTACCTGAGCGGCTTCAAGGATGGCACCGATGGCCTCTTCCCCATCACCCTCCATGATGTGCCCTACCAGAGCCCACAGCCCCACACCGTCTATCAGCAGGATGGGCTGACCATCACCGCGCTCGGCATCCCTCACGGTGACGTGCCCTGTCTGGCCTATCGCATCGAGAGCGCCGAGGGGACCATCGTTATCTCGGCGGATCAGAACGGCAGCAACCCGGCCTTTGTGCCGTTTGCCAAGGGGGCCGACATTCTGGTGATGCCGCTCGCTATCCACGAAGGGGCCGACCCGGTCTCCGCCTCACTTCACGCCAAGCCATCTGTGGTGGCCAAGATTGCCGCCGAGGTGAACCCCAAGCTGCTGGTGCTCAACCACTGGATGGGGGTTGGCCTCAATCACAAGAAAGAGGCGATGGCCATCGTCAAACAGCAGTTCCACGGCCAGATCGTGGCCGCCCGCGATCTCTCCAGTTACCCCGTTTCATCAGTCAAGGAGTCCGCCCATGAGTAA
- a CDS encoding tellurite resistance TerB family protein → MKQMLEQLLGAGKGWLNEGGDKRKGQMQGALAGGALGMLLGNKKVRKYGGKAAAVGGAAALGGLAYKLYQDWQAQQAAPAQPTHPVSTLEGNALDARAALLVRAMVAAARADGHIDGAERQKIQEYLTEQGQSDVARWIDAELARPLDPHALAREVTDMELATEVYLASLLAIEVDHFMERGYLDELARALKLDDNLKGSIERQVAQLNAPA, encoded by the coding sequence ATGAAACAGATGCTGGAACAGTTACTGGGGGCTGGCAAAGGCTGGCTCAACGAAGGCGGCGACAAGCGCAAGGGGCAGATGCAGGGAGCGCTGGCCGGTGGCGCGCTCGGTATGCTGCTGGGCAATAAAAAAGTGCGCAAATATGGCGGCAAGGCCGCTGCCGTGGGCGGCGCGGCAGCCCTTGGCGGGCTGGCCTACAAGCTCTATCAGGATTGGCAGGCCCAGCAGGCGGCACCCGCCCAGCCTACCCATCCCGTCAGTACCCTGGAAGGCAATGCGCTGGACGCCCGCGCGGCCCTCTTGGTGCGCGCCATGGTGGCGGCAGCCCGTGCCGATGGCCATATCGACGGCGCCGAGCGCCAGAAAATTCAGGAGTACCTGACCGAACAGGGTCAGAGCGATGTGGCCCGCTGGATTGACGCCGAGCTGGCCCGTCCCCTCGATCCTCACGCACTGGCGCGGGAAGTGACCGACATGGAGCTGGCCACCGAGGTCTATCTCGCCTCCCTGCTTGCCATCGAGGTGGATCACTTTATGGAGCGCGGTTATCTCGACGAGCTGGCGCGCGCCCTCAAGCTCGATGACAACCTCAAGGGAAGCATCGAGCGGCAGGTGGCTCAGCTTAACGCCCCCGCCTGA